The sequence TTGTAAACCGCCTAGAAGAGTTGCCGGACTTTAGCGATCAGCTCGGTATTCTCACCGAGTGCGATCTTAGTGTCACGGGCCCACGTACTGAAGTGAGTGCCTCCTTAGCGCTCAGCCAATTACGCCATTTGGCAAGCCTTGAGGGGACCCAGCAAGCCTTGCCACCGGCAGACCCCGCTGCGGTGCGCCGCCAGCTAGATGCAGACACGCCGCGGATCCAGATGCGCAATATGTTAATCAGCTATGGCGATAAGCAAGTGCTGGCGGGTCTTAATTGGCAGGTAGACCCCGGGCAGCATTGGCAGGTAATCGGCCCTAATGGTGCAGGTAAGTCCACGCTGCTGAGCCTAGTGACCGGTGACCATCCCCAAGGTTACAGCAACGATCTGACCCTATTTGGCCGTCGACGCGGCAGTGGCGAAAGCATCTGGGATATTAAGCAGCACATTGGTTATGTCAGCACCAGTATGCAGCAAGATTATCGGGTAACGGCCACCCCTAAGGCGGTGATTTTATCCGGCTTTTTTGACTCCATTGGTGTGTATCAACAGCCCGGCAGCACTCAATTAGCACTGGCCGAACAATGGCTCAGCTTGCTCGGCATGAGCCATTTAGCTAATGAGCCGTTTCGCCATCTCTCTTATGGCCAGCAGCGCTTGTTATTAATTGCCCGCGCCATGGTAAAGCACCCGCCGCTGTTAATTTTAGATGAGCCGTTGCAAGGCTTAGACAGCTTTAATCGCCATTGGGTGAAGCGCTGGATTGATTTACTGGTAGCTGAAGGTGGTACTCAACTGTTGTTTGTCTCTCACCATCAGCAAGATGCGCCTAGCTGCATCAGCCATCGTTTGGCTTTCGTGCCCGATGGCGATGGTTATCGTTATGATATTACGAAAGCGTAAAGCGATAAGTCATAACCTATAAAAACATCAAAATATAAAATCTATTTTTGCCACGGAATACACGGAAAAGGGCGTGAATAGCAAAGGGTGAAGAGCACGACATAAGCGAAAACTCATATACCCTTAAAATTTCGCCCTTATTCTCAGTTTTATCATTAGTTAGGTGCTGGGCGCTCGGCGCTGTTTTAGGCTTGACCCACAGGCGCGGGCAGGGGAGTATGAGCCACCCTCGTCTGTCGGGACATGAACCGATGTTAAATATGAATTTCTTAGAGTCCCTTTCCCTGCCTTATCACGCCGATCACTGGCAACCTTCGCCGGCGAACGGTGTGTGGCGTTATCCCCTTGAGCGAGAGCAAGCTGAAAGCGGCCATGTCACCAGCCTAGTGCGCTTTGAGCCCGGCGCGCGCTTTCCTGAGCATCTGCATCCCATGGGTGAAGAGTTTTGGGTGTTGGAGGGCGTATTTTCCGATGAAAATGGCGATTATCCAGCGGGCACTTATGCGCGCCATCCACCGGGTAGTCGCCATGGCTCCTTTACTGAACATGGCTGCACTATTTTCGTTAAGCTCAATCAGTTTGCCATTGATGATAACCAGTGGGTAACCGTGCTCCCGGAGCAGCAATTATGGATCAGCGGATCGGCCGGTTATCGGCGTCTTCCGCTCCATCACCATAATGGCGTGCACACCAGCGTGCTGCACTTTCCAGACGGCGGCACCTTTCCGGCTTGCTGTTATAAAGGCGGATTAGAGCTGTTGGTATTAACGGGCAGCCTGACTAACACTACGTTAGCTGCAAGGGATACGGAGTTTGCTATTGAAACCAGTCCTGAAAACAGCACTGAAAAAAATGACACTTTCGATCGCTTAAGCTGGCTGCGCTTTGCGCCCGGTAGTCAACCGCACTTACAAGTAGCGGCAGATACCCAATTGTGGGTAAGAACGGGGCATCTTTCGCCTCTGTCTTAATGCTTGGTTTTGACCTTGTAGGTGGCAATTTATTCGCCAATATCGATTACAAGGTAAGGTCTTACAAATTAAAATTACGACGAAAAAGCCGCAGACTCCTATTGAGTGTGCGGCTTTTTGTATAGCATATTTTTCTGTTGTCTGCTGAGCACGGCTTATGGCATGCCGCGCTTAGCAAGAGTCTACAGCGACTCGTTATCTTGAGCCGCCGCGGCTGTTTGCGGTTGCGTCAGTGTGTCTGCCTCGGTTACTTCGGCGCCGACGGTATCGGTTTCTATGGGGGGCAATGGCCAGCCGCCGAGGGCTTTCCAGCGGTTGACGATTAAGCAAAATAACTCAGTGGTTTTTTGCGTGTCATAGAGTGCGCTGTGTGCTTCTTTACCATCAAATTTCATGCCCGCCGCTTTACAGGCTTTCGCCAGCACGGTTTGCCCCAGTGCCAAACCTGCCAGAGCAGCAGTATCAAAAGTGACAAAGGGATGAAAAGGATTGCGCTTTATATCGGCACGTTCGGCGGCCGCCATCACAAAACCATGATCAAAAGAAGCATTGTGCGCCACCATAATGGCGCGCTGGCAATTATTGGCTTTTAAACCTTTGCGAATCCCTTTAAAAATCTGATCCAGTGCTTCACGCTCACTCACAGCACCGCGTAGTGCACTGTGGGGGTCTATGCCGGTAAAGGCGAGGGCGGCGGGCTCTAGGTTGGCACCTTCAAAGGGTGCCACATGAAAATGAAACGTTTGATCCGGCACGAGCCAGCCATTTTTATCCATTTTTAGGGTAATAGCGGCAATTTCAAGCAAGGCATCGGTTTTGGCGTTAAAGCCACCGGTTTCCACGTCGATCACTACCGGGTAGTAGCCACGAAAGCGTTCGTTAAGCTGCGTTAAAGTTGCTGTTGCCGTCATTATTGTCCTAATTCGCCTTAAAACTGGGCCGCTATTATGCCAGATTCAGTGACCATCGTCGCCTATCTCGCCTTAAGTACCCGACTATTAGCGTTAAAGTAGCCAAGTTGATGGATAAGTGCGCAAGTGATTCATTTTCATTAAAAAAAGGTTGCACCCAGCGCGTCGCTTGCCTACTATACGCCTCGCTGAACGGGCAAAGCTTGTTACAGCAGAATTATGAAGAGTGAACATAACACTCTTAAATAAAAATGAGTTCTCAGTAAAAGATGAGTGAACATGACACTCATAAATAAAATATGAAACAAAAATTTGGTGAGGTGTCCGAGTGGCTGAAGGAGCTCGCCTGGAAAGCGTGTATACGGCAACGTATCGTGGGTTCGAATCCCACCCTCACCGCCAAATTTATCGAGAAAGCCCCTGTTAGCTAACAGGGGCTTTTTTGTGCCCGCTATTCGCCAATACCCATTCAGATGACGAGATTGGCAGTAGATTATTAGGGTGAATATTCGCGCTCAGCGTTATCCGGCGCGCGTGAGCTGGCGACATAGCTGCGCAATAAGGTCACAAACTCTCCGGCTTCGCGATCCAGTGATGACTCGTGGATTAATAAGTCATAACCGTACAAGTCCCGTAAATGACCCATGCGATGGCCGAGCATGGCGGTAACGCCTTGGTAGTGCTGGCCGTTAAGCGAGCGATACTGGCTGTCTTCTATTAACCAATCTTGCAGTTCATGGCGCTCAATGGCGCCATAACGCAGTGCCATCGATAATAAAGGCCGTTGCTCGGTGAGTAAGTGCACCGCTAAGCGGGGCGTCATCAAGGGCAAAAACTCATCATAATCACGAATTTTCAGGCCGATATAAGGCAAGTCGACTAAGTCCAACCC comes from Oceanisphaera profunda and encodes:
- a CDS encoding cupin domain-containing protein, translating into MSHPRLSGHEPMLNMNFLESLSLPYHADHWQPSPANGVWRYPLEREQAESGHVTSLVRFEPGARFPEHLHPMGEEFWVLEGVFSDENGDYPAGTYARHPPGSRHGSFTEHGCTIFVKLNQFAIDDNQWVTVLPEQQLWISGSAGYRRLPLHHHNGVHTSVLHFPDGGTFPACCYKGGLELLVLTGSLTNTTLAARDTEFAIETSPENSTEKNDTFDRLSWLRFAPGSQPHLQVAADTQLWVRTGHLSPLS
- the modF gene encoding molybdate ABC transporter ATP-binding protein ModF; translation: MTAISNAAISINSAEFAISDQHQLTIPQLEVRAGQCWSFVGANGSGKTSLARALAGELTLLSGTLNNSFNSIEWVSFEQLQALADREREQDESDTLNYQDPGRSAREIMQEQGGNADQLSTLAARFGIRDLLDRSFRLLSTGETRKVLLCRALLQNPELLILDEPFDGLDVDAHAGLMSLLQELVSAGQTLVLIVNRLEELPDFSDQLGILTECDLSVTGPRTEVSASLALSQLRHLASLEGTQQALPPADPAAVRRQLDADTPRIQMRNMLISYGDKQVLAGLNWQVDPGQHWQVIGPNGAGKSTLLSLVTGDHPQGYSNDLTLFGRRRGSGESIWDIKQHIGYVSTSMQQDYRVTATPKAVILSGFFDSIGVYQQPGSTQLALAEQWLSLLGMSHLANEPFRHLSYGQQRLLLIARAMVKHPPLLILDEPLQGLDSFNRHWVKRWIDLLVAEGGTQLLFVSHHQQDAPSCISHRLAFVPDGDGYRYDITKA
- a CDS encoding DUF2982 domain-containing protein — encoded protein: MAKHGRETQHIAPMSRHNGMALTLAGLVLMPSVLVVGYWLDGRAQLVMVFLFLAAMIMALLGVLKLREPEFSFSLSSEHLHFHHKVGGWSLHWSNVVRVDQPRLSRGLDLVDLPYIGLKIRDYDEFLPLMTPRLAVHLLTEQRPLLSMALRYGAIERHELQDWLIEDSQYRSLNGQHYQGVTAMLGHRMGHLRDLYGYDLLIHESSLDREAGEFVTLLRSYVASSRAPDNAEREYSP
- the rnt gene encoding ribonuclease T, which gives rise to MTATATLTQLNERFRGYYPVVIDVETGGFNAKTDALLEIAAITLKMDKNGWLVPDQTFHFHVAPFEGANLEPAALAFTGIDPHSALRGAVSEREALDQIFKGIRKGLKANNCQRAIMVAHNASFDHGFVMAAAERADIKRNPFHPFVTFDTAALAGLALGQTVLAKACKAAGMKFDGKEAHSALYDTQKTTELFCLIVNRWKALGGWPLPPIETDTVGAEVTEADTLTQPQTAAAAQDNESL